From the Homo sapiens chromosome 1, GRCh38.p14 Primary Assembly genome, one window contains:
- the FHL3 gene encoding four and a half LIM domains protein 3 isoform 2 (isoform 2 is encoded by transcript variant 2), with amino-acid sequence MPGSRKLEYGGQTWHEHCFLCSGCEQPLGSRSFVPDKGAHYCVPCYENKFAPRCARCSKTLTQGGVTYRDQPWHRECLVCTGCQTPLAGQQFTSRDEDPYCVACFGELFAPKCSSCKRPIVGLGGGKYVSFEDRHWHHNCFSCARCSTSLVGQGFVPDGDQVLCQGCSQAGP; translated from the exons ATGCCTG GGTCCCGGAAGCTGGAATATGGAGGCCAGACATGGCATGAGCACTGCTTCCTGTGCAGTGGCTGTGAACAGCCACTGGGCTCCCGTTCTTTTGTGCCCGACAAGGGTGCTCACTACTGCGTGCCCTGCTATGAGAACAAGTTTGCTCCTCGCTGCGCCCGCTGCAGCAAG ACGCTGACACAGGGTGGAGTGACATACCGTGATCAGCCGTGGCATCGAGAATGTCTGGTCTGTACCGGATGCCAGACGCCCCTGGCAGGGCAGCAGTTCACCTCCCGGGATGAAGATCCCTACTGTGTGGCCTGTTTTGGAGAACTCTTTGCACCTAAGTGCAGCAGCTGCAAGCGCCCCATCGTAG GACTCGGTGGAGGCAAGTATGTGTCCTTTGAAGACCGACACTGGCACCACAACTGCTTCTCCTGCGCCCGCTGCTCTACCTCCCTGGTGGGCCAGGGCTTCGTACCGGATGGAGACCAAGTGCTCTGCCAGGGCTGTAGCCAGGCAGGGCCCTAA
- the FHL3 gene encoding four and a half LIM domains protein 3 isoform 1 (isoform 1 is encoded by transcript variant 1) — MSESFDCAKCNESLYGRKYIQTDSGPYCVPCYDNTFANTCAECQQLIGHDSRELFYEDRHFHEGCFRCCRCQRSLADEPFTCQDSELLCNDCYCSAFSSQCSACGETVMPGSRKLEYGGQTWHEHCFLCSGCEQPLGSRSFVPDKGAHYCVPCYENKFAPRCARCSKTLTQGGVTYRDQPWHRECLVCTGCQTPLAGQQFTSRDEDPYCVACFGELFAPKCSSCKRPIVGLGGGKYVSFEDRHWHHNCFSCARCSTSLVGQGFVPDGDQVLCQGCSQAGP, encoded by the exons ATGAGCGAGTCATTTGACTGTGCAAAATGCAACGAGTCCCTGTATGGACGCAAGTACATCCAGACAGACAGCGGCCCCTACTGTGTGCCCTGCTATGACAATACCTTTGCCAACACCTGTGCTGAGTGCCAGCAGCTTATCGGGCATGACTCGAGG GAGCTGTTCTATGAAGACCGCCATTTCCACGAGGGCTGCTTCCGCTGCTGCCGCTGCCAGCGCTCACTAGCCGATGAACCCTTCACCTGCCAGGACAGTGAGCTGCTCTGCAATGACTGCTACTGCAGTGCGTTTTCCTCGCAGTGCTCCGCTTGTGGGGAGACTGTCATGCCTG GGTCCCGGAAGCTGGAATATGGAGGCCAGACATGGCATGAGCACTGCTTCCTGTGCAGTGGCTGTGAACAGCCACTGGGCTCCCGTTCTTTTGTGCCCGACAAGGGTGCTCACTACTGCGTGCCCTGCTATGAGAACAAGTTTGCTCCTCGCTGCGCCCGCTGCAGCAAG ACGCTGACACAGGGTGGAGTGACATACCGTGATCAGCCGTGGCATCGAGAATGTCTGGTCTGTACCGGATGCCAGACGCCCCTGGCAGGGCAGCAGTTCACCTCCCGGGATGAAGATCCCTACTGTGTGGCCTGTTTTGGAGAACTCTTTGCACCTAAGTGCAGCAGCTGCAAGCGCCCCATCGTAG GACTCGGTGGAGGCAAGTATGTGTCCTTTGAAGACCGACACTGGCACCACAACTGCTTCTCCTGCGCCCGCTGCTCTACCTCCCTGGTGGGCCAGGGCTTCGTACCGGATGGAGACCAAGTGCTCTGCCAGGGCTGTAGCCAGGCAGGGCCCTAA